One window of the Vannielia litorea genome contains the following:
- the clpB gene encoding ATP-dependent chaperone ClpB: MNMNEFTERSRGFIQAAQTIAMREDHQRMVPEHLLKALMDDEQGLASNLIKRAGGSPERVVEALEAALAKQPKVSGDAGQVYLDSQTGKVLDEAAKIAKKAGDSFVPVERILTALAVVRSGAKTALEAGGVSAQNLNGAINDIRKGRTADTASAEEGYDALKKYALDLTERARDGKIDPIIGRDEEIRRAMQVLSRRTKNNPVLIGEPGVGKTAIAEGIAIRIVNGDVPESLKGKTLMALDMGALIAGAKYRGEFEERLKAILKEIEAAAGDIVLFIDEMHTLVGAGKADGAMDASNLLKPALARGELHCIGATTLDEYRKHVEKDAALARRFQPVMVEEPTVEDTVSILRGIKEKYELHHGVRISDSALVAAATLSHRYITDRFLPDKAIDLVDEAASRLRMEVDSKPEELDALDRQILQMQIEAEALKKEDDQASKDRLEKLEKELSELQENSAEMTAQWQAERDKLESARDIKEQLDHARAQLDQAKREGNLAKAGELSYGVIPGLEKQLAEAEASESDVMVEEAVRPEQIAEVVERWTGIPTARMLEGEREKLLRMEDEIGKRVIGQRQAVRAVSNAVRRARAGLNDEARPLGSFLFLGPTGVGKTELTKALAEFLFDDDSAMVRIDMSEFMEKHAVARLIGAPPGYVGYDEGGVLTEAVRRRPYQVVLFDEVEKAHPDVFNVLLQVLDDGQLTDGQGRTVDFKQTLIVLTSNLGAQALSQLPDGADAGQAKRDVMDAVRAHFRPEFLNRLDETIIFDRLSRGDMDGIVQIQLGLLRKRLARRNIGLELDEGAQKWLADEGYDPVFGARPLKRVIQRALQDELAEMLLAGDVGDGDTVTVSAGAEGLIIGDKVTGSNRPRPDDAVVH; the protein is encoded by the coding sequence ATGAACATGAACGAGTTCACGGAACGGTCTCGCGGTTTCATTCAGGCGGCGCAGACCATCGCGATGCGGGAAGATCATCAGAGGATGGTGCCCGAGCATCTGTTGAAAGCCCTGATGGACGATGAGCAGGGCCTTGCTTCCAACCTCATCAAACGTGCGGGAGGCTCGCCTGAACGCGTGGTCGAAGCGCTTGAAGCGGCGCTGGCCAAGCAGCCCAAGGTTTCGGGCGACGCCGGGCAGGTCTATCTTGATAGCCAGACCGGCAAGGTCCTCGACGAGGCCGCCAAGATCGCCAAGAAGGCAGGCGACAGTTTTGTGCCCGTGGAGCGGATTCTGACCGCGCTGGCCGTGGTGCGCTCGGGCGCGAAGACGGCGCTGGAGGCGGGCGGGGTGTCTGCCCAGAACCTGAACGGCGCGATCAACGACATCCGCAAGGGCCGCACCGCCGATACGGCGAGCGCCGAAGAGGGCTATGACGCGCTGAAGAAATACGCGCTCGACCTCACGGAGCGCGCCCGCGACGGCAAGATCGACCCGATCATCGGGCGCGACGAAGAGATCCGTCGCGCGATGCAGGTGCTCTCCCGCCGGACCAAGAACAACCCGGTGCTGATCGGCGAGCCCGGCGTCGGCAAGACTGCCATCGCCGAGGGTATTGCTATCCGCATCGTCAACGGTGACGTGCCGGAGAGCCTGAAGGGCAAGACCCTGATGGCGCTCGACATGGGCGCGCTGATTGCCGGGGCCAAATATCGCGGCGAGTTCGAGGAGCGGTTGAAGGCGATCCTCAAGGAGATCGAGGCGGCTGCCGGGGATATCGTGCTGTTCATCGACGAGATGCACACGCTGGTCGGGGCCGGCAAGGCGGATGGCGCGATGGATGCCTCCAATCTGCTGAAGCCCGCGCTGGCGCGGGGGGAACTGCACTGTATCGGTGCGACCACGCTCGACGAGTATCGCAAGCACGTGGAGAAGGACGCCGCCCTCGCCCGCCGGTTCCAGCCGGTGATGGTGGAGGAACCGACGGTGGAGGACACCGTGTCGATCCTGCGCGGCATCAAGGAGAAGTATGAGCTGCACCATGGTGTGCGGATCAGCGACTCCGCCCTGGTGGCGGCGGCCACTCTTTCCCATCGCTACATCACCGACCGCTTCCTGCCCGACAAGGCGATCGACCTCGTGGATGAGGCGGCGTCGCGGCTGCGCATGGAGGTGGACTCCAAGCCCGAGGAGCTCGACGCGCTCGACCGGCAGATCCTGCAGATGCAGATCGAGGCCGAGGCGCTGAAGAAAGAGGACGACCAAGCCTCCAAGGACCGGCTGGAAAAGCTGGAGAAGGAGCTGAGCGAGCTTCAGGAGAATTCCGCCGAGATGACTGCCCAGTGGCAGGCAGAGCGCGACAAGCTCGAGTCGGCCCGCGATATCAAGGAGCAGCTCGACCATGCCCGCGCCCAGCTCGATCAGGCCAAGCGCGAGGGCAACCTCGCCAAGGCGGGCGAGCTTTCTTACGGCGTGATCCCGGGGCTCGAGAAGCAGTTGGCCGAGGCCGAAGCGAGCGAGAGCGACGTGATGGTCGAGGAGGCCGTGCGCCCCGAGCAGATCGCCGAGGTGGTCGAGCGGTGGACGGGTATCCCGACCGCCCGGATGCTGGAAGGTGAGCGTGAAAAGCTACTGCGTATGGAAGATGAGATCGGCAAGCGGGTGATCGGCCAGCGCCAGGCAGTGCGGGCGGTGTCCAATGCCGTGCGCCGTGCGCGGGCCGGGTTGAACGACGAGGCACGCCCGCTGGGCAGCTTCCTCTTCCTCGGGCCGACCGGCGTGGGCAAGACCGAGCTGACCAAGGCGCTCGCCGAGTTCCTCTTCGACGACGACAGCGCGATGGTGCGGATCGACATGAGCGAATTCATGGAGAAGCACGCTGTCGCCCGGCTCATCGGCGCCCCTCCGGGTTACGTGGGCTACGACGAGGGCGGCGTACTGACCGAGGCGGTTCGTCGGCGTCCCTATCAGGTCGTGCTCTTCGACGAGGTCGAGAAGGCGCACCCCGACGTGTTCAACGTGCTGCTTCAGGTGCTCGATGACGGGCAGCTGACCGACGGGCAGGGCAGGACGGTGGACTTCAAGCAGACGCTGATCGTTCTAACGTCCAACCTCGGCGCACAGGCTCTGAGCCAGTTGCCGGATGGGGCCGACGCCGGTCAGGCCAAGCGCGATGTGATGGACGCGGTGCGGGCGCACTTCCGCCCCGAGTTCCTGAACCGTCTGGACGAGACCATCATCTTCGACCGGCTGAGCCGGGGCGACATGGATGGGATTGTGCAGATCCAGCTCGGCCTCCTGCGCAAGCGGCTGGCGCGTCGAAACATCGGGCTGGAGCTCGACGAGGGCGCTCAGAAGTGGCTGGCCGACGAGGGCTACGACCCGGTGTTCGGCGCCCGCCCGCTGAAGCGTGTGATCCAGCGCGCCTTGCAGGACGAGTTGGCCGAGATGCTGCTCGCCGGCGACGTGGGCGACGGCGACACCGTTACGGTGAGCGCCGGGGCCGAAGGGCTGATCATCGGTGACAAGGTGACAGGCTCCAACCGCCCGCGCCCGGATGATGCCGTGGTGCATTGA
- a CDS encoding SDR family NAD(P)-dependent oxidoreductase, producing MKGAIITGAARGIGLATAKLLAADGWKVALVDRDREALEAAVAEVPGGVAVFADVSVPEDVTRAVAEAKAALGRIDGLVNNAGVALFGPEAETDFATWREVMATNLDGVFLCSQAAREALIETKGAVVNIASISGHRASTLRVAYGTSKAGVIHLTKQFAAEWGEHGLRVNCVAPGPVDTKLALAVHTPDIRAAYHDAIPLNRYGKEEEIAQAIVFLLSEKASYITGQLLSVDGGFESTGIGLPSLRL from the coding sequence ATGAAGGGCGCAATCATCACGGGCGCGGCACGCGGGATCGGGCTGGCCACGGCGAAGCTGCTTGCGGCGGATGGCTGGAAGGTCGCGCTGGTTGACCGGGATCGCGAGGCGCTCGAGGCCGCAGTGGCCGAAGTTCCGGGCGGCGTAGCGGTCTTTGCCGATGTGTCGGTGCCGGAGGACGTGACCCGCGCGGTGGCCGAGGCCAAGGCGGCACTGGGCCGGATCGACGGGCTTGTAAACAACGCGGGCGTTGCCCTCTTCGGCCCCGAAGCCGAGACCGATTTCGCCACATGGCGTGAAGTGATGGCGACCAACCTCGATGGCGTGTTCCTCTGCTCTCAAGCGGCACGCGAGGCGCTCATCGAAACCAAGGGCGCCGTGGTCAACATCGCCTCCATCTCCGGCCACCGCGCCAGCACCCTGCGCGTGGCCTATGGCACCTCCAAGGCCGGGGTGATCCACCTGACCAAGCAATTTGCGGCGGAGTGGGGCGAGCATGGCTTGCGGGTGAACTGCGTGGCCCCCGGCCCCGTGGACACCAAGCTGGCCCTTGCCGTCCACACCCCCGACATTCGCGCCGCCTACCACGATGCAATCCCGCTCAACCGCTATGGCAAGGAGGAGGAGATTGCGCAGGCCATCGTCTTCCTGCTCTCCGAAAAAGCCAGCTACATCACCGGGCAGCTGCTTTCGGTCGACGGCGGTTTCGAGAGCACCGGCATCGGCTTGCCCTCACTGCGGCTCTGA